The proteins below are encoded in one region of Apium graveolens cultivar Ventura chromosome 4, ASM990537v1, whole genome shotgun sequence:
- the LOC141720035 gene encoding putative disease resistance RPP13-like protein 3 — protein MRAGNCSVREQNQTQTWRFTTCNCNPCRTFIAKEDIHILVRSKRPSLEEAEGFPEDQIIDVFKLKLLWIAEEFISEADEEDGVHMEDVAEDYVNEFINHNMIQIELLSQGGQVLICRVHDLVRDLAKEKATEHKILGIFDSTINKDIVKRDVEEVKLMCTRFSYLKVLDLTSVRSSEVIPDEIGDLILLKFLGLMGGIDEDVLVIPPSIGKLKKLQTLCGSRYYHTPYKHPKEMCELKEIRHLMFYTIDGKMNIGGDQTKRQTINCISYAELHHIDTINWTNLHTLKITGSRGKEGEFYSLESIANLTNLQTLSVYME, from the exons ATGAGAGCTGGCAATTGTTCTGTAAGAGAACAAAACCAAACTCAAACCTGGAGGTTTACCACTTGCAATTGTAATCCTTGCCGGACTTTTATTGCAAAAGAAGACATTCACATTTTGGTCAGAAGTAAAAGACCATCTTTGGAGGAGGCTGAAGG GTTTCCGGAAGACCAGATAATTGATGTTTTTAAGTTAAAGTTGTTATGGATTGCAGAGGAATTCATATCAGAAGCTGACGAAGAAGACGGAGTACACATGGAGGATGTGGCTGAGGATTATGTAAATGAGTTTATTAATCACAATATGATTCAGATAGAATTACTCTCCCAaggaggacaagttctgatatgcCGGGTTCATGATCTTGTACGTGATCTTGCTAAAGAGAAGGCTACGGAGCACAAGATATTAGGAATTTTCGACTCAA CAATAAATAAAGACATTGTTAAACGGGATGTAGAAGAAGTGAAGTTGATGTGCACAAGATTTAGTTATCTTAAGGTGCTGGACTTGACCAGTGTTAGAAGTTCAGAGGTTATACCTGACGAAATAGGAGATTTAATTCTCCTAAAGTTCTTAGGCTTAATGGGTGGTATTGATGAAGATGTTTTAGTAATTCCTCCGAGTATTGGCAAACTCAAAAAGTTACAAACTCTTTGTGGCTCTCGCTACTATCACACTCCGTACAAACATCCTAAAGAGATGTGTGAGTTGAAGGAAATAAGGCATCTGATGTTTTACACAATTGATGGGAAAATGAATATTGGCGGCGACCAAACCAAACGGCAGACTATAAATTGCATATCTTATGCAGAATTGCACCATATTGATACCATCAATTGGACCAATCTGCATACACTTAAAATTACAGGTAGTCGAGGCAAAGAAGGAGAGTTTTACAGTTTGGAGTCCATAGCTAATTTAACAAATCTCCAAACATTATCCGTTTATATGGAGTAA